In the genome of Nocardiopsis composta, one region contains:
- the rpmB gene encoding 50S ribosomal protein L28 codes for MSRVCQVTGRRPSFGNAVSHSHRRTRRRFDPNIQRKRYWLPSENRWVRLRVSAKGMKVVDRLGIERVVADIRARGEKV; via the coding sequence GTGTCCCGCGTCTGCCAGGTCACCGGGAGGCGGCCGTCGTTCGGCAACGCCGTCTCGCACTCCCACCGGCGCACCCGCCGCCGCTTCGACCCCAACATCCAGCGCAAGCGCTACTGGCTGCCCTCGGAGAACCGCTGGGTCCGGCTGCGGGTCAGCGCCAAGGGGATGAAGGTGGTCGACCGGCTCGGCATCGAGCGCGTCGTCGCCGACATCCGCGCC